Proteins encoded together in one Citromicrobium bathyomarinum window:
- the mnmA gene encoding tRNA 2-thiouridine(34) synthase MnmA, which translates to MTDTTFLSNADQAANLFDLPRPASECRIVVAMSGGVDSSVVAALAAKTGADVVGITLQLYDYGAATGRKGACCAGDDIADARAVADRLGIAHYVFDHESAFRESVVEQFADDYLAGRTPVPCIRCNMGPKFTDLLTMARELDADCLATGHYVRRVMGAGGSELHRAEDAGRDQSYFLFATTQPQLDFLRFPLGGMPKSQVRALAEEAGLRNAAKPDSQDICFVPDGNYAGIVKKLRPEGATPGAIVHARTGETLGEHAGVVHFTVGQRRGLEIGGQPEPLYVVELDANSAEVRVGPKAMLATASAQLVDTNRIGPLPDLPLTAKVRSLAKPVPVTLEGSLGEGSPVTITFETPEYGVAPGQAAVIYAGDRAVGGGWIDSTRPAA; encoded by the coding sequence ATGACCGACACCACCTTCCTCTCCAACGCCGATCAGGCCGCGAACCTGTTCGATCTGCCGCGCCCGGCCTCCGAGTGCCGGATCGTGGTCGCGATGTCGGGCGGGGTCGACAGTTCGGTTGTCGCCGCGCTGGCGGCGAAGACGGGCGCCGACGTGGTCGGCATCACCCTGCAGCTCTACGATTATGGTGCCGCGACGGGGCGCAAGGGTGCCTGCTGCGCGGGCGACGATATCGCCGACGCGCGCGCCGTGGCGGACCGGCTGGGGATCGCGCATTACGTCTTCGACCATGAGAGCGCGTTTCGCGAATCGGTGGTCGAGCAGTTTGCCGACGATTACCTCGCCGGACGCACGCCGGTGCCCTGCATCCGCTGCAACATGGGCCCCAAGTTCACCGATCTGCTGACCATGGCGCGCGAACTGGATGCCGATTGCCTCGCCACCGGGCACTATGTGCGCCGGGTCATGGGTGCGGGCGGATCGGAACTACACCGGGCCGAAGACGCGGGGCGCGACCAGAGCTATTTCCTGTTCGCGACCACCCAGCCGCAGCTCGATTTCCTGCGCTTCCCGCTGGGCGGAATGCCCAAGTCGCAGGTCCGCGCGCTCGCCGAGGAAGCGGGCCTGCGCAACGCGGCCAAGCCCGACAGCCAGGACATCTGCTTCGTGCCCGACGGCAATTATGCCGGCATCGTCAAGAAGTTGCGGCCAGAGGGCGCGACCCCCGGCGCCATCGTCCACGCGCGCACCGGCGAGACGCTGGGCGAGCATGCAGGCGTGGTCCACTTCACCGTCGGCCAGCGTCGCGGGCTGGAAATCGGCGGCCAGCCCGAGCCGCTTTACGTGGTCGAACTCGATGCGAACTCCGCGGAAGTGCGCGTGGGGCCCAAGGCCATGCTTGCCACCGCGAGCGCGCAGCTGGTCGACACCAACCGGATCGGCCCGCTGCCCGACCTGCCGCTGACGGCGAAGGTCCGCTCGCTCGCCAAGCCGGTACCGGTCACGCTGGAAGGCTCGCTGGGCGAGGGATCACCCGTCACGATCACCTTCGAGACGCCCGAATACGGCGTCGCCCCGGGGCAGGCGGCGGTGATCTATGCGGGCGACCGGGCAGTCGGCGGCGGCTGGATCGACAGCACCCGGCCCGCGGCCTGA
- a CDS encoding DUF1153 domain-containing protein yields the protein MIENQKIKPDQVIGPLGEPLTLADLPSPKTKRWVVRRKAEVVAAVNGGLLTIDEVLERYGLTLEEFASWQRAVDRSGMQGLRVTRIQHYRDLYERQLKY from the coding sequence ATGATCGAGAACCAGAAAATCAAGCCCGACCAGGTTATCGGCCCGCTGGGCGAGCCGCTGACGCTGGCCGATCTGCCCAGCCCCAAGACCAAGCGCTGGGTCGTTCGCCGCAAGGCGGAGGTCGTCGCCGCAGTCAATGGCGGCCTGCTGACCATCGACGAAGTGCTGGAACGCTACGGCCTGACGCTGGAGGAGTTCGCCTCCTGGCAGCGCGCGGTCGACCGCTCGGGCATGCAGGGCCTGCGCGTCACCCGAATCCAGCACTATCGCGATCTTTACGAACGCCAGTTGAAATACTGA
- a CDS encoding GlsB/YeaQ/YmgE family stress response membrane protein codes for MLSWIIAIIIGGVAGWIASMIMGRDASMGIFWNIIVGLIGSLIGNWVGNAFFGVGGPIGEFSLTGFIVAIVGAVILLAIANLVQRGRVR; via the coding sequence ATGTTGAGTTGGATTATCGCGATTATCATCGGCGGTGTGGCGGGCTGGATTGCCTCCATGATCATGGGCCGCGATGCCTCGATGGGCATCTTCTGGAACATCATCGTCGGCCTTATCGGCTCGCTGATCGGTAACTGGGTCGGCAACGCCTTCTTCGGCGTGGGTGGCCCGATCGGCGAATTCAGCCTGACCGGCTTCATCGTCGCCATCGTCGGTGCCGTGATCCTTCTCGCGATCGCCAATCTGGTACAGCGCGGGCGCGTTCGCTAA
- a CDS encoding efflux RND transporter periplasmic adaptor subunit: MSNPYTTTPDSESKGGRTRIVIILAVVVVALLIGGWFYLSSTNEAPAPVDAGSQAADITVMKPGRGAIEGTITATGTIAARRSLPVGVVGEGGRVVSVNVEQGQWVNAGQVLASIDRSVQNQQARAQAAQIQVARADAELAQSNLDRALQLVERGFVSQADVDRLTATRDAARARVAVAQAQLGELRERNARLNIVAPASGLILERNIEPGQTVGGGTPSVFVIAQGGQMELRAQVGENELQKLSVGIPAEVSPVGSNETYTGQIWQIEPTVDAQSRQGVARIALKYAPGLRPGGFATATIRSGTTVAPLLPESAVLADDEGSYVYIVGPDNTVVRRAIETGMVTSRGVAITGGLSGDEQVVLRAGGFLNPGERVNPVAQKD; this comes from the coding sequence ATGAGCAACCCCTACACGACCACTCCAGACAGTGAATCGAAGGGTGGGCGGACACGCATTGTCATCATCCTGGCGGTCGTCGTGGTCGCGCTGCTTATTGGCGGCTGGTTCTACCTCAGCTCGACCAACGAGGCCCCGGCCCCGGTCGATGCGGGCTCCCAGGCGGCCGACATCACGGTCATGAAGCCGGGCAGGGGCGCGATCGAGGGCACCATCACCGCGACCGGCACCATCGCCGCGCGGCGTTCGCTCCCCGTCGGCGTGGTCGGCGAAGGCGGCCGGGTCGTTTCGGTCAACGTCGAACAGGGCCAGTGGGTCAATGCCGGGCAGGTGCTCGCTTCGATCGACCGCTCTGTCCAGAACCAGCAGGCGCGCGCACAGGCCGCGCAAATCCAAGTCGCCCGGGCCGACGCCGAGCTGGCCCAGAGCAATCTCGACCGTGCGCTCCAGCTGGTCGAGCGCGGGTTCGTCTCGCAAGCCGATGTCGACCGTCTGACCGCGACGCGCGATGCAGCCCGTGCACGGGTTGCGGTGGCACAGGCCCAGCTGGGCGAGCTGCGTGAGCGCAACGCGCGGCTCAACATCGTCGCGCCCGCATCGGGTCTTATCCTGGAACGCAATATCGAGCCCGGGCAAACGGTGGGCGGTGGCACGCCATCGGTCTTCGTGATTGCCCAAGGTGGCCAGATGGAACTGCGCGCGCAGGTTGGCGAAAACGAGCTGCAGAAGCTGTCTGTCGGGATCCCGGCAGAGGTCTCTCCGGTCGGATCGAACGAGACCTATACCGGCCAGATCTGGCAGATCGAGCCGACCGTCGACGCGCAGAGCCGCCAGGGAGTCGCCCGGATCGCACTGAAGTACGCACCCGGTTTGCGGCCCGGCGGCTTTGCAACCGCAACCATTCGCAGCGGCACCACGGTTGCTCCGCTGCTGCCCGAAAGCGCGGTCCTTGCCGATGACGAGGGCAGCTATGTCTACATCGTCGGCCCGGACAACACCGTCGTCCGCCGCGCGATCGAGACCGGCATGGTTACCTCGCGCGGGGTCGCGATCACCGGTGGTCTGTCGGGCGACGAGCAGGTCGTGCTGCGCGCAGGCGGCTTCCTCAATCCGGGCGAGCGGGTGAACCCGGTCGCGCAGAAGGACTGA
- a CDS encoding efflux RND transporter permease subunit, protein MNFRNISAWSIRNPVIPLVFFTALLLAGLLSFSRMDVVNNPEIEFPAVNVNISQPGAAPTEIENQITQLVESAVRSINGVKNINSTASEGNSSTFIEFEIGTDPNDAVSEVTNAINTVRGSLPDGILEPRVSKEEISGGFLGIYAVEADDMTLEQLSWFIDDVVAKRLLGVEGMAEVNRFAGVDREIEVILDPQAIQSYGVTASQLNGVLRQNNLNAAGGAAEVGGTRQSVRVLGNSQDAYALSQQQIQLGDGRTIKLADVATVRDGYSEQTSISKVRDKEVVNFAMSRAKGASDVSTFHDALEEIEKIEAENPGVHFIQLFNTVKYTEEQYESSMAMMIEGALLAVVVVFFFLRDWRATFISAVAIPLSAIPTFWFMDLLGFNLNSLSLLALALVAGVLVDDAIVEIENIVRHMRMGKDAYEASIDAADEIGLPVVATSFCIVAVFLPVGLMPGISGQFFKNFGITVVVAVLMSLAVARMITPMLAAYFLKSKGHASHGEGPMMDRYMGILHWTLERGKMLRRREGIEPPKKRFAYLPALLVTALVLIAVTAVAFFGVNGALSGLGLAEKVGGAVASSPESVAGTFYNRIVGIVQMALAAAIAFAAGWIVLKLLGLLSSVFGPRAREVWRYLEARFYDHRVWMLMIGYFALLLTVQLFMSVPGQFQPNVDSDNSQVQIEMVPGTTLEDTEAVADRVATLLYEQPEVERALERVRMGSATIYITLSPDRERTSIQFERQLAPLLATIPDARVRFQSQQGGGGGSGRDITVMLAGSNPEVLQETASQLVEQMKGLKTIVAPRINADLSRPELIIAPRPDLAADLGVSTIALSQTIRIATLGEIEQNAAKFSLSDRQIPIRVKLPEASRESLTTIENLPVPTLRGGTVPLSRVADIRFGSGPTAIQRYNQSRRILVGADLAEGVVTGEARAQIEQLPVLQDLPAGVTRDAVGEEEIQNELMTNFAIAVPTGVLLVFAVLVLLYKRLMSPLVNMTSLALAPLGGIFLVWLVGQPQSMPVYIGVLLLLGIVSKNSILLIDFAIEAMAHGQDKMDAIIDAGHKRAQPIVMTTFAMTAGMIPTALSGVLGSGDGAWRAPMGTMVIGGLVVSTLLTLLIVPAGFSLADGFEKRVGPALRKMLSINAASKEGAALTPGVAAPSSD, encoded by the coding sequence ATGAACTTCCGCAACATCTCCGCCTGGTCGATCCGCAACCCGGTCATTCCGCTGGTCTTCTTTACTGCGCTATTGCTGGCGGGTCTGCTCAGCTTCAGCCGGATGGACGTGGTCAACAACCCGGAGATCGAATTCCCTGCGGTCAACGTCAATATCTCGCAGCCCGGCGCGGCGCCGACGGAGATCGAGAACCAGATAACCCAACTGGTCGAATCCGCGGTCCGCTCGATCAACGGCGTGAAAAACATCAATTCGACCGCGTCGGAAGGCAATTCCAGCACCTTCATCGAATTCGAGATCGGCACCGATCCGAATGATGCGGTGTCCGAAGTGACCAACGCGATCAATACGGTTCGCGGCTCGCTGCCCGACGGAATCCTCGAACCACGCGTTTCGAAGGAAGAGATTTCCGGAGGTTTCCTGGGGATCTACGCGGTCGAAGCCGACGACATGACGCTGGAGCAGCTCAGCTGGTTCATCGACGATGTGGTGGCCAAGCGCTTGCTCGGCGTGGAAGGCATGGCCGAGGTCAATCGCTTCGCGGGGGTCGATCGCGAAATCGAGGTGATCCTCGATCCCCAAGCCATCCAGTCCTACGGAGTCACCGCCAGCCAGTTGAACGGTGTGCTGCGGCAGAACAACCTCAATGCCGCAGGCGGTGCAGCCGAGGTTGGTGGCACGCGCCAGTCTGTGCGCGTGCTGGGCAATAGTCAGGACGCCTATGCCCTTTCGCAGCAGCAGATCCAGCTGGGCGACGGGCGCACGATCAAGCTCGCCGATGTTGCGACCGTGCGCGACGGCTATTCCGAGCAGACCTCGATCAGCAAGGTCCGCGACAAGGAAGTCGTCAACTTCGCCATGTCGCGTGCCAAGGGCGCGTCCGATGTTTCGACCTTCCATGACGCGCTTGAGGAAATCGAGAAGATCGAGGCGGAAAACCCGGGCGTCCACTTCATCCAGCTGTTCAACACGGTGAAGTATACCGAGGAACAGTACGAGAGCTCGATGGCGATGATGATCGAGGGCGCTTTGCTCGCGGTCGTGGTGGTGTTTTTCTTCCTGCGCGACTGGCGCGCGACGTTCATTTCCGCGGTTGCTATCCCGCTCTCGGCGATCCCGACCTTCTGGTTCATGGATCTGCTCGGGTTCAACCTGAACTCATTATCTTTGCTGGCGCTCGCGCTGGTGGCAGGCGTGCTGGTCGACGATGCGATCGTGGAGATCGAGAACATCGTCAGACACATGCGAATGGGCAAGGACGCCTACGAGGCGTCGATCGATGCGGCGGATGAGATCGGTCTGCCGGTGGTCGCGACCAGCTTCTGCATCGTCGCGGTCTTCCTGCCTGTCGGCCTGATGCCGGGCATTTCCGGACAGTTCTTCAAGAACTTCGGGATCACCGTGGTGGTTGCGGTGCTGATGTCGCTGGCGGTCGCCCGCATGATCACGCCTATGCTCGCGGCCTACTTCCTCAAGTCCAAGGGCCATGCCAGCCATGGTGAGGGCCCGATGATGGACCGCTACATGGGCATCCTCCACTGGACGCTCGAACGTGGCAAGATGCTCCGTCGTCGTGAAGGCATCGAACCCCCGAAAAAGCGGTTTGCCTACCTGCCGGCGCTGCTGGTGACGGCGCTGGTGCTGATTGCGGTGACCGCCGTGGCCTTCTTCGGCGTGAACGGCGCGCTGAGCGGGCTGGGTCTTGCCGAGAAGGTGGGTGGCGCGGTCGCCTCTTCACCCGAGTCCGTGGCGGGCACATTCTATAACCGGATCGTTGGGATCGTGCAGATGGCGCTGGCCGCCGCGATCGCCTTCGCCGCCGGCTGGATCGTGCTCAAGCTGCTCGGCTTGCTGAGCTCGGTGTTCGGCCCGCGCGCCCGCGAAGTGTGGCGCTATCTCGAGGCGCGCTTCTACGACCATCGCGTGTGGATGCTGATGATCGGCTATTTCGCGCTGCTGCTGACCGTGCAGCTGTTCATGAGTGTGCCTGGCCAGTTCCAGCCGAATGTCGACAGCGACAACAGCCAGGTCCAGATCGAAATGGTCCCCGGTACGACGCTGGAAGATACCGAGGCAGTCGCAGACCGGGTCGCCACGCTACTGTACGAACAGCCCGAGGTGGAGCGTGCGCTGGAGCGGGTGCGGATGGGCAGTGCGACGATCTACATCACCTTGTCGCCCGATCGTGAACGGACCTCGATCCAGTTCGAGCGGCAGCTCGCGCCTCTGCTTGCCACCATTCCCGACGCCCGCGTGCGCTTCCAGTCGCAGCAGGGCGGCGGCGGCGGGAGCGGCCGTGACATCACCGTGATGCTCGCCGGATCGAATCCCGAAGTGTTGCAGGAAACGGCATCGCAGCTGGTCGAGCAGATGAAGGGGCTGAAAACCATTGTCGCCCCGCGCATCAACGCCGACCTTTCCCGGCCCGAGCTGATCATCGCGCCCCGGCCCGATCTGGCCGCCGATCTCGGCGTCTCGACGATCGCGCTGAGTCAGACCATCCGGATCGCAACGCTGGGCGAGATCGAGCAGAACGCGGCGAAGTTCTCGCTGTCGGATCGCCAGATTCCGATCCGCGTGAAACTGCCCGAAGCCTCGCGCGAGAGCCTGACCACGATCGAGAACCTGCCAGTGCCGACCCTTCGCGGGGGGACCGTTCCGCTGAGCCGGGTCGCAGATATCCGGTTCGGTTCGGGGCCGACCGCGATCCAGCGCTATAACCAGAGCCGCCGCATCCTGGTCGGTGCCGACCTCGCCGAGGGCGTCGTGACGGGCGAGGCGCGCGCGCAGATCGAGCAGTTGCCGGTGCTGCAGGATTTGCCTGCCGGCGTGACGCGTGACGCCGTGGGCGAGGAAGAAATCCAGAACGAGCTGATGACGAACTTTGCGATCGCGGTTCCGACCGGTGTGTTGCTGGTCTTCGCGGTGCTGGTGCTGCTCTACAAGCGTCTGATGAGCCCGCTGGTCAACATGACCAGCCTTGCGCTCGCGCCGCTGGGCGGCATCTTTTTGGTCTGGCTGGTCGGACAGCCGCAGTCGATGCCCGTCTATATCGGCGTGCTGCTGTTGTTAGGGATCGTGTCAAAGAACTCGATCCTGCTGATCGACTTCGCGATCGAGGCGATGGCCCATGGTCAGGACAAGATGGATGCCATCATCGATGCGGGGCACAAGCGCGCCCAGCCGATCGTCATGACGACCTTTGCGATGACCGCCGGGATGATCCCCACTGCGCTTTCGGGCGTGCTCGGATCGGGCGATGGGGCATGGCGCGCGCCAATGGGCACCATGGTGATCGGCGGGCTGGTGGTTTCCACGCTGCTGACCCTGCTCATCGTGCCGGCTGGTTTCAGCCTTGCCGACGGGTTCGAAAAGCGGGTCGGCCCCGCCTTGCGCAAGATGCTCTCGATCAACGCCGCCTCGAAGGAAGGAGCCGCACTCACCCCCGGTGTCGCGGCCCCATCCTCCGATTAA
- a CDS encoding DUF445 domain-containing protein, producing MRDNRLIVGSSLDQTRQIRRTATGLLLAMAGVFVVAEVNLDIHPFWGYLHAFAEAAMVGGLADWFAVTALFRHPLGVPIPHTAIIPRKKDRIADTMAQFLRANFLTPSVVARRMRRTNVAANAGEFLVNREGGERSRFMGGGAELAAEVLESLDPERLGLRVRAGLASQLSRIELAPLLGNLLENLIADGRHRPLLDGLIRWAGLTLEDNEEAVREIIRSRANSVLRWTGLDSRISSSVLDGVYRLLAEVLVDPEHPMRGKIDAALIKLATQLKTDPEMQAKVEAVKMDLLENPALADWWMGVWERMRRSLIARARDPNSGLGNDLREALRELGKALQDDPRLQRQINRFARRTAVGMTSRYGAQIVALVSDTVKRWDAGTVTDRIESAVGRDLQFIRINGTLVGGLVGVTLHAITQAF from the coding sequence ATGAGAGACAACCGGCTGATTGTAGGATCGTCTTTGGACCAAACCCGGCAGATCCGCCGCACCGCCACCGGCCTGCTTCTCGCCATGGCGGGCGTGTTCGTGGTGGCGGAGGTCAACCTCGATATACATCCGTTCTGGGGCTACCTGCACGCCTTTGCCGAAGCGGCTATGGTTGGCGGGCTGGCCGACTGGTTCGCGGTGACCGCGCTGTTCCGCCATCCGCTGGGCGTACCGATCCCCCACACCGCGATCATTCCGCGCAAGAAAGACCGGATTGCAGACACCATGGCGCAGTTCCTTCGCGCCAACTTCCTCACCCCCTCGGTCGTCGCGCGGCGGATGCGGCGGACGAATGTAGCGGCGAACGCGGGCGAGTTCCTGGTCAACCGTGAAGGTGGAGAACGCTCGCGCTTCATGGGCGGCGGCGCGGAGCTGGCGGCAGAGGTGCTCGAATCGCTCGACCCCGAGCGGCTGGGCCTGCGGGTGCGCGCGGGGCTCGCCAGCCAGTTGTCCAGAATTGAGCTCGCTCCGCTGCTTGGCAACCTGCTCGAAAACCTGATCGCCGATGGCCGCCATCGTCCGCTGCTCGACGGGCTGATCCGCTGGGCCGGGCTGACGCTGGAGGACAACGAGGAGGCGGTGCGTGAGATCATCCGCAGCCGCGCCAACTCGGTGCTGCGCTGGACCGGGCTCGACAGCCGTATCTCCAGCTCCGTCCTCGACGGAGTGTACCGCCTGCTGGCCGAAGTGCTGGTCGACCCAGAGCACCCGATGCGCGGCAAGATCGACGCGGCTCTGATCAAACTCGCGACACAGCTCAAGACCGATCCGGAGATGCAGGCCAAGGTCGAGGCGGTGAAAATGGACCTGCTGGAAAACCCGGCGCTGGCGGACTGGTGGATGGGCGTGTGGGAACGGATGCGGCGTTCGCTGATTGCCCGCGCGCGCGACCCCAACAGCGGACTGGGCAACGACCTGCGCGAGGCTCTGCGCGAGCTGGGCAAGGCCCTGCAGGACGATCCGCGCCTCCAGCGGCAGATCAACCGCTTCGCGCGACGTACTGCGGTAGGGATGACGTCACGCTATGGCGCGCAGATCGTCGCGCTGGTGTCCGACACCGTGAAGCGGTGGGACGCCGGCACAGTGACCGACCGGATCGAGAGCGCGGTGGGCCGCGACCTGCAGTTCATCCGCATCAACGGCACGCTGGTGGGCGGGCTGGTCGGCGTGACGCTGCACGCGATCACGCAGGCGTTCTGA
- a CDS encoding electron transfer flavoprotein subunit alpha/FixB family protein, giving the protein MKTLVLVEHDNTEVKDATLASVTAASKLGEVHLLVAGADCAGVADAAAKIAGVGKVHLADDAAYKDMLAENIAPLAAKLMADHDAFVAPATTTGKNIAPRVAALLDVMQISEVMSVEGDKTFTRPIYAGNAIATVESTEDKLVLTVRGTAFDKAEAEGGSGTVETVETTGDAGTSEFVSRELAKSERPELTSASVVVSGGRALKDAETFEEYITPLADKLGAAIGASRAAVDAGYVPNDYQVGQTGKIVAPEAYFAIGISGAIQHLAGMKDSKTIIAINKDEDAPIFQVADIGLVADLFKAVPELTEKL; this is encoded by the coding sequence ATGAAAACTCTGGTTCTGGTCGAACACGACAACACAGAAGTGAAGGACGCGACGCTGGCTTCCGTCACCGCCGCGTCCAAGCTCGGCGAAGTGCACCTGCTGGTCGCTGGCGCAGACTGCGCGGGCGTGGCCGATGCCGCCGCGAAGATCGCCGGCGTGGGCAAGGTCCACCTTGCGGACGACGCCGCCTACAAGGATATGCTGGCGGAGAATATCGCGCCGCTCGCCGCCAAGCTGATGGCCGATCACGACGCCTTCGTCGCGCCTGCCACCACCACCGGCAAGAACATTGCCCCGCGCGTCGCCGCGCTGCTCGACGTGATGCAGATTTCCGAAGTGATGAGCGTCGAAGGCGACAAGACCTTCACCCGCCCGATCTACGCGGGCAACGCGATCGCCACGGTCGAAAGCACCGAAGACAAGCTGGTCCTGACCGTGCGTGGCACTGCGTTCGACAAGGCCGAAGCCGAAGGCGGCAGCGGCACTGTCGAGACGGTCGAGACCACCGGCGATGCCGGCACCTCCGAATTCGTCAGCCGCGAACTCGCCAAGAGCGAACGCCCCGAACTGACCAGCGCAAGCGTGGTCGTGTCGGGCGGCCGCGCGCTGAAGGACGCGGAGACGTTCGAGGAATACATCACGCCGCTGGCCGACAAGCTGGGCGCCGCGATCGGCGCGAGTCGTGCGGCGGTCGATGCGGGTTATGTCCCGAACGACTACCAGGTCGGCCAGACCGGCAAGATCGTCGCGCCGGAAGCCTATTTCGCGATCGGCATCTCGGGCGCGATCCAGCACCTTGCCGGGATGAAGGATTCCAAGACCATCATCGCAATCAACAAGGACGAGGACGCCCCGATCTTCCAGGTCGCGGACATCGGCCTGGTCGCGGACCTGTTCAAAGCGGTGCCGGAACTGACCGAAAAGCTCTGA
- a CDS encoding electron transfer flavoprotein subunit beta/FixA family protein → MKILVPVKRVIDYNVKPRVKADGSGVDLANVKMSMNPFDEIAVEEAIRIKEAGNAEEIVAVSVGPAKAQETLRTALAMGADRAILVESDEDLEPLAVAKILKAIVEEEQPGLVLLGKQSISDDSNQTGQMLAALLDRPQGTFANTITLEGDSITVKREIDGGLETVKLTLPAIVTTDLRLNEPRYASLPNIMKAKKKPLDTKSPADFGVDTAPRLKTLKVSEPPVRQAGEKVEDVDALVAKVKALGIA, encoded by the coding sequence ATGAAAATACTCGTGCCCGTCAAGCGGGTGATCGATTACAACGTGAAGCCCCGCGTCAAGGCGGACGGCTCCGGAGTCGACCTCGCCAACGTCAAGATGAGCATGAACCCGTTCGACGAGATCGCGGTCGAAGAAGCGATCCGGATCAAGGAAGCGGGCAATGCCGAAGAGATCGTCGCGGTCTCGGTCGGCCCGGCAAAGGCGCAGGAAACGCTGCGTACCGCGCTCGCCATGGGCGCGGACCGTGCAATCCTTGTCGAATCCGATGAAGATCTGGAGCCGCTCGCCGTCGCCAAGATCCTCAAGGCGATCGTCGAGGAAGAACAGCCCGGCCTCGTACTGCTGGGCAAGCAGTCGATCTCGGACGACAGCAACCAGACGGGCCAGATGCTCGCCGCACTGCTCGACCGGCCGCAGGGCACCTTCGCCAACACGATCACGCTCGAAGGCGATTCGATCACCGTGAAGCGCGAGATCGATGGCGGCCTCGAAACGGTCAAGCTGACCCTGCCCGCGATCGTCACCACCGACCTTCGCCTGAACGAGCCGCGCTATGCCTCGCTGCCCAACATCATGAAGGCCAAGAAGAAGCCGCTCGACACCAAGAGCCCGGCCGATTTCGGCGTCGACACCGCGCCGCGCCTCAAGACGCTCAAGGTCTCCGAGCCGCCGGTCCGTCAGGCTGGCGAAAAGGTCGAGGATGTCGATGCGCTGGTCGCCAAGGTCAAGGCGCTCGGGATCGCCTGA
- a CDS encoding exopolysaccharide biosynthesis protein — MADTPKNVCGILDRLTDIGDQNDRATIGDIVESFGSRSYGPVLLVPALIGISPIGGIPGVPTFLAVTLLLIAVQLVFGKQHLWLPGFLKNRSVEGEKLANAAEDMEKVGAWLDKIFHGRLEIFTGPTAARIAAAVIALLCLAVPPLELLPFAVVLPMAVIAAFGIALTVRDGLLMLIAFLGSGAAFYVVVSKVLLGGGGGAASGGMF; from the coding sequence ATGGCGGATACCCCGAAGAACGTGTGCGGCATTCTCGATCGGCTGACCGATATCGGCGATCAGAATGACCGGGCGACCATTGGCGACATCGTCGAATCCTTCGGCAGCCGGTCCTACGGCCCGGTTCTGCTGGTGCCCGCGCTCATCGGCATATCGCCTATAGGCGGGATCCCCGGTGTGCCCACCTTTCTCGCCGTCACGCTTTTACTGATCGCGGTCCAGCTGGTGTTCGGCAAGCAGCACCTGTGGCTGCCCGGCTTCCTCAAGAACCGCTCGGTGGAGGGCGAGAAGCTCGCCAACGCGGCGGAGGATATGGAGAAGGTCGGCGCATGGCTGGACAAGATCTTCCACGGACGGCTGGAGATCTTCACCGGGCCGACCGCGGCGCGCATCGCCGCAGCGGTGATCGCGCTGCTGTGCCTGGCCGTGCCCCCGCTCGAACTGCTGCCCTTCGCCGTCGTCCTGCCGATGGCGGTGATCGCGGCATTCGGCATCGCGCTGACCGTGCGTGACGGGCTGCTGATGCTGATCGCCTTTCTGGGCAGCGGCGCGGCGTTCTACGTCGTCGTGAGTAAGGTGCTGCTCGGGGGAGGCGGCGGCGCGGCTAGCGGCGGGATGTTCTAG